TTAGATTTAtgttaatctaatctaaacagTAAGGTGGAATGAAATTGCCTTTCATGACTGTGTAATACCAGCTTCTACCACTTTTGTATTTGggattggaaaaaaaaggtcaaaagcAGACTTCGCTATTGGAAACTCAGACAGCCGTTGATTTCGTCGGAGGACTCTTGTTAAAACCTGCTGTCAGTCAATCAACTATCAGTATCCAGAGACAACAAAGGACACTGTGAGCAGAGGAGAGTTCTACGTTTTACTGTCTTTAAACTGGAATTCAATGTCAagtcaaatatacaatatttatgCCAATATTCATGCCATTACTGTGACTGGATATATAAACATGAAGTCATGGCTCCAGGTGGAGACTGTTTAACTCAGTGGAATCACGCATTTTCTCAAGGAAAACacttcttttgctttttaaaaagctgACGTTAAACTGTTATGAGCTCCTTTGTGATGAGAACTTTGTGTAATTCTTTGGCAGTGATTTAGGAGCTCATCGATTAACAAAATGCTTTTCTCATTATCAGGAGAAATATTGTGCCATTACAGTAATGGGCAATTTATTTGCTTAATCTTGTTATAATgacaatcaacaacaaaaaaaacgccACATCCACATTTACCCATTGAAGTTTTGCTTTTTATAAATTCATTTTGTCATCTGGACAGGAATTTTCAAGGGAAATGATCACAGCAGAAAGGAGCTGCACTATTCTGTAtccaaacaacaaagaaattagATTTCACCctgactgtgtttttcacacagcGCTGGTCATTAAGTTCCAGTGTCCATACTAGCGTCACGCTGAGTCTTTAGGACAGTGACTAAACAGGAACTGTCCTAAAGACTGTTGAACAAGAACATTGTCTCTTGCCTCTTAAAaggaaaatgtattatattaagtcCCAAAATGACCTCAACGTGTCATCAGTGATTAAAGGGtggtttggtgttttggtctgttgtctgtttggttttccactatacagttctagcacgactcgactcagctctatgggttgtttttttttgcttttccattagcgatagtacctggtgctttttttagtacctgctctggtgaggttccaagcgagctgggccgttactaaaatgtgatgtaaataagactgccggccactgattggtcagagagtgtcgcgACTGGAAGAGTtatgagtgcgacgtccgacacaagaatcaaaccgcacaatgccgaactgtagatcaggttataaaaaataaaaaaaagactcacaACCCAGCCGTATTTTaattcagtgtctgtgtcagacAATCATGCAAGAAattctttttaataaactgattctaatgattcagttacaccgaaataACTGTACTCTACTGTATGTGACAGAAATGTTAGtgaacctaaaaagcctcagaaCCACTCGCAAAAACGTCTCGACCAGATGACAAGTGAAGAGGAAGTGTGGctactctcactctctctcatacaTGTTTGTGGGTATTTCATCTTTTACAACGTTACACATCATTACAactgtgaataataataattgattaaataaCCACCATACAGGTGGCAACAATGCTGATTTAGTTTATGGGAAAATGAACCTAATTCTCACTcaatttataacatcagtaatattgtttttctttatctcttCTTCATTAGAACGCGACtttgattttgtaaattacGCTGCAATTAAGAGGACCACAGATGATCAATGACAGCACGTATGAGTGGATATATGGGAAGCATCATcgatgttgtgaaggagaacGTGAGGGCAGCTGGtctaacagaagaggacacaaggttCAGGCTGATGTtctgaagaaagaagaagaaaaagaagatataTGAGTGGACGCCATGTGACTGCCttcaataggagcctggttgaaCATCATGGCAAACATGGCAGCAGACATATTGTGAATCTCGATGTCCCCATTTTGTATACAGTCTGTGTGCTCAATCAATTTATCTCACGGCTGTATCTTTGTGAGTATTACTGTGGCTCTGCAAACACTCTTACAGAGCCATTAGCATTGCTTTAACTTGAATCCCATGAGTGGGGGTTGCCATGGTAGCATGCTTTACACAAATAAGATAAGTCTTTGTTTTGACTCATTTATAAAATAAGATTTACTAACGTTCGTTCGCCGCATCTACATTCAAATCCCAGCTCAATCATGGGGAAgttcacaaaaacatgacacatcAGAGTGTCTATCATCTCGTTCAGTCAAAGTGCATTTTCTGCAGGTCCCCAGGTAGAAAAAgataattaaaactaaatctCATCAATTTACAGTATTGAGATTTGCTCAATAGATTTAATGAAGTGCAGAGTGTCTAAAGTAACCCCTTCTCACTGTTGTTTAGAGATTAATGATGCGCTTAGTGTGGTCTAATAGACATATGGTCTGCCAGTAAATAGGTCTGGGATGTGGCACCTGTGTGTTCTTGATGAAAAACCCACATGAAGTGGTCCATAAACGTAATGGCAGACCAAAGAGTGAGATACGGCTGGAGGGAGACGCACTAATGGCTTTTGGGGATTAGCAGGTCCTGAAGGTTACCTTAATCTGTTGAGCGGACAATCCATTTTCTTTGAACCCACAGGACACAGATTTAATAGATAGTTAGTGTCGCCCACATTTATTATGGCTTTCACTAATCCACTTGATCACATCTGATCTCATTGCTCTGTCACTATACACGGTAGCCTCCCTCCTGTCAGCAACGCAAAaaggtacattttatttttgtgtgtaccattttgcatttatttttggttttaatacATTACCCTCcttaatataaatacaagtgCTTCATACTTTATACCACAGAGCTTAAATTCACACATAAACTCACAGCTGTCATTTTAATATGACTGGTAAAATTATCAAATAATCCAAGGTGagacactcacaaacacaacctAAGATattcttctgtctgtctgtttggtttctgtgttgtgttgcgttgtgttgtgttgtgttgtgttgtattgtgttgtgtttccagcAAACATTGCTATTTCTTTATTTAGCTAATTTTGTGGCTGCATCTAGGGACAAACATCACTCACATTGGAGGACTGAAAATATCCCATTTTCAAATCATAGTGGCCCCCAAAGATCTAGATACCATAAACACATGGtgtttttcacaataaacaTAACCACTGTAGCTGAACTATGTCCCTTAGTTCAGAAACAATGGAATCCCCAACAAATGCTCTGTTTTCTACTCTttgagtatttgtttttttttaacaatgtccAACTTTTtagagacaaatgtgtgtgccCCTTTGCCTTCAATTTTGATTTTAATAAGGGCGatagaaagagacagaaattaGCAACGAATGGTTaatgggtctttttttttttcaaacaataataacaaataatccagttttcacactgaaatgtaaatgaaatgttttttattattatttttatcagcAAAATGTCTGAAAATCACAAATCCCAAATCACACACcatgtttcttttaaaatacGAGTAGCATGTATGTAATAATATTCACGACAGAATAATTACATATCACGGACGTCTGCATGCTCACAAGTGTTTTCAAAGTTTCACTGtcattgcaattttttttttatataaataaacacacactgataatTAACAGCTCAGTGCAGACACACCGGCAACACCATCATAATAAATGAACTGAACACTGAATACCCTCCATCAGTGAGATATTCTTCTTCTCCGTCACTCCCTGGGGCAGGTTATTTGCAGAGCTTGCTGTAGGATCATTAAGAGTGCTTTCGAACTGCCGCGCACACAAAGCTTAACAATAAGTATATTCATGCCGCTGACTTGTTTggaaaaacacatgaataacaaaccaatgCACCATAATCAAAGGAAGCATGCTCATGTATGGCTGCAGCATAAAAAAAGTACACCTTCATTACTATAAGACACTTCAGAACGTGATACCGAGCGGCCAACAATAAACTTGTTGAGTGTATTTCCGtgctttttaaagaaatcttcatgtgtgtgtgtgaagcactACAACCCACTGTCAGCTGATGTAATATTTTGAAACTAACAGCAGGAAACAGTATTATGTGCAGATGCATCCTTACATAATGCAGTAAACAATTCTTTGAAAAACCGTGTTCTGTAGCAGCACGAGTGGTCAAAAACTCCACGTTATACCTTTAAGCAAACACATTCTTTACTGTAGTTTGGCAAATACTGACCACAAAGCATgttatttacaatgttttagtcattttgtTCCACGTCTTTATTTGACATTGATCTATAATATACGTACCTTTAAATGAATTTGTGGATGTTATTCGGCAACAGTACGACACAATAACATGTTACAGACTGAGGTCATATTTTCATAGGTGCATATGTCAGACACCCTATGCTTTACATAACAAATACATGTAAAAACGACACAAATGTTGTACGATCATGGCAAAGCGGTCACTTTTGCACAACAGTGCGTATTCTGTAGGTGTGACTGGAAGGTTAAGGTTCATACAGAGTGTTATTATACAGAGTGTTATTTGtcttaagtaaaaaaacaaaatccccaATTTGACTGCAAGCTACTTATAATAATGCAATTGTGTTCATTCTGACATGGTTTTTCATGCTCCAATCTCCCTACGCCCTGCAAAGAGCAGATAAGTGGAGGGCACATCGGATGGTTTCCAAATAAGCCTGTGATTTTCTTCCAGTGCCACTGCCCGTCGTAGCCATCAACCGCAGCCAACTGCCCTGAGGCGCTACAACAGGCACTTTGACTGGAGGACGTTGACACAATTCTAAACACACTGCCTTGCACTCCACTCTTGACAGGCATCCCATTCTCATTCCTGTGTTTCAAGCTGTCATCGTCCCCCTGAAACATGACCAACCTGCGGCAGTAATATCAACGTTCACTGACCCTCTGATTTAAACTCTGGTTTGGACGGCGCACAAAAAAAGGGCATTCATTGAATTTCGCAGGTTTTACATCACCCTGCAAACACAATTTGCATACCGATTTTTGAGCACTACGGAAGCCAATTaactttgttaaaacaatatatatttttagtgTCCGTACGTCAGTCAGTCACTTTGAACTTGAGCGTCAGAGCGTGGACAAGGTGACATTGCCTCCATTTCTGGTGTTGCATCAGTGTGGCGGAAATAGGATGAAAACACTTTGCTGTCGTGTTTTACATCACTGCAGGGAGCTGCGTCCAATAAATACCTGATACTGAACACACAGGCCAGACCTtcactggtgtttttttctgttcagacTTAAAGGGGTTTTGGATTggtttggaaaataaaaataaaaatatgcgggttctaaaaaaaaaagtgaatgtcaGAAAGATTTGACATTCaattggtattttttttattattattattattattaatctccTGAAGGTCTCTCACATCTTTCTCACCTCACAGAGTGTGACATGCAGGCTGATCTCACTTCAAGCATTTTCACATGAGAGAGTTTGTATAATTTATTCCTGCTTTAGCAACATCTGAATCAAAATCTGACTCCAGTTGAGCTGTTTGCTCATGACTGCAATGTCAATCAAATCAATTGGACACTTTATCCTCCGTTATATACACCATTAGGACACTTAtaaagacaaatacacacattgcAGACCTTGAGAGTACATTCTCTTGGAATACATATTTCTGCGTTCCATTGACCTTTCCATTGCAATAAGTGTTTCTCCATAAGCATTAGAACCCTTTTAAGTGTCTATGTGCTGTGCACTCCCAGTCCGTCTAAATATGAGACACCTTTTCCAGATCTTCCATGATCAGGTCTTGTTGTTCTTTGTTATCATTTCTTCCAGCCAAGAACCCCTCTTCGTGGAACGAGCACATCCCCTTCCCCACTAACACTGATCCCACTCTGGAGCCAGGTCCGCTGAGTGCGGCAGGCTGGGCTGGGACCACAGCGTTCACTCTGATCCGGTGGGAGTAGGTCCTTTTGCACTCAATGTCACCAGAGCACAGCTGGAATTTGAACGCCGCCTGAAAGCCCCTGCGGAAGTTCTCATTGAAGAACCCATAGATGATTGGGTTGACGCTGCTGTTGAAGAAAGCCAACCAGTGAGCTAGGGGATACACGTAGATATTAATGACACGGTACTGGTGCTCTGTCAGGCTGGCATAGTCACTCAGCATCATCAGTGTCCACAAGGGCAGCCAGGACAGGACGAAGAGCAGAGCCACGATCAGCAGCATCATTatcaccctcttcttcttcctggaaATTGTGTGGCGACTTTCCATGCCCAGTTTGTTGTTGCCGCTCCCTTCTCCAGACACAGTCCCACTGGCCCTCATCAGAGGAATAGCGGTCTTGAAGAGGGTGAAGCCAATGCGGGCGTACATGATGACAATAAGGCTGAGAGGAGCAAGGTAAATGTTAGCGAAGAGAATGGTGGTGTAGATTTTCCTCATTTCCTGATTGGGCCAATTTTCCCGGCACCAGAAGAAGGGGCGGCTGTCGTTGTTGTGTCCGAGGACTATCCGCACCCTGTGCTCTTTCGTGACCTGGAGCATGACCCCAGAGGGAAACATGATCAACACAGCCAGGACCCATATAATGACGATAATTAGCTTTGAGGTGGCGATGGTTAGTTTCTGCTTGAAAGGATAGACAATGCAGCGGAACCTGACAGAGAGTGGAATGTGAGAAAATGcatgaattaaataaaacaaagggatAAAATCACACAGTTACACAAGCACAAAGCAAATCTCACCTGTCAACAGCTATTGCTACGAGTGTGAACACAGATGCTGACACAGATATTCCTTGAACCATTCCACTCAGCTTACACACGACTCTACCGAAAGGCCACCCtgcagagaaaaggagaaacaaAGTTAGCAGGTATAGTATATctgggatttatttttttttcaaccagtAAAGCTGCTTACAAAAACCAGTTAACACCTTTGCCAGcctgtggtgttttcttttcacacacCCCTCCCCCGCAGAAACAAAGTGAgtcagtaaaataaaagaaaaaaacaccattgTGATAATGCTACAGTGgtgatagataaaaaaaaaaaagattaagcactttaaaaaagcaAGGTTCATGATAAACATTAATGGATCACAGGTATGCTAATGTCCAGAGTGTGAATGTGCAAAGTAGAAAGAGAAGACATTAGCACATTCACCTTACTTTCCCACTAATGCCGATCAAAGCTCGAGCTGATAAAAACCCACATGCATTGCAGAGACATTTGAGCAATGAGCGAATgccaattaaacacattcccactggtgaaaaGACAACGTAAACCCATGTGAGACAATGAATGGTCTACCAAAGCAAACCTGACACgtacaaatattatatattatatatattatatcattcGGGAACAATGGTCACATCCTGACCTGTTATGATGTTGTCCACCAGAGTGGTCGGCATGCAGAAGATGCCGACCAGCAGGTCACTGATGGCAAGGTTGAGGATGAACAGGTTGGTGACCGTGCGCATGTTCTTCCTGCGCAACACAATGAAACACACCACCCCGTTTCCCACCATGCACACCACAAAGATGAGCAGGTAGGAGATGGTGAAGACAGCTGCCACCGAGGGTTTGTGGAGGTAGAAATCCACATAGGTGATGTTCTGGGGGATTACGCTGTTCTCCTGAAAGCTTGAGGCATTGGAGGGGTTCGACATCTTCCAGGTGCTGTTGAGGATGAGATTCTGAGCCATGGTGATATCCtggtgacagagagagacagagttagAGGCATTAGTGCAACACCGAGAAGCTATTGTGTGCTCAGCACATGGGTGCATGTGTTCTGCCTTGAGAATCCAATATCTCCCCTTGACAAAATCAACCAATTATgaagacatcacacacacacatacacacacacacacacacaccatgtagTGCAGGCCCAAACAAGAATCCGTTGGTAactacataaaacaacaaaactctcTTCAGAAATCAATAGTTCAATTGTCGTCTCCTTGATGATTGTAAATGGGTTGATTCGGTGAAGTGCATGCTCTCACACACCCTGGCGaagaaaaacctaaaaaaaaaacacgctgaCCAAAACAACCAATCAGTTCTGAGAGCAGTGGGAAAGCGTGTGTGTGATAGCTTGTCAATTGGTTAAAGCAATCATGTGAATTTTAACCCTCGGGAGAAGAATGAGGTTACTATTGATTTCAAACTTAGTTGGTAATGATATATTTTTACACATTCTGGTCAACTTTTAGTTttgtgaaaccttttttttttttttttgatgcatAGGTGCACATGACATCATGCAGCtcaacatacatacatgtataatgccgttatttatttatgtgtgtgtgtgtgggtccaggtattactaatgt
This Solea solea chromosome 19, fSolSol10.1, whole genome shotgun sequence DNA region includes the following protein-coding sequences:
- the LOC131446452 gene encoding neuropeptide FF receptor 2-like; its protein translation is MAQNLILNSTWKMSNPSNASSFQENSVIPQNITYVDFYLHKPSVAAVFTISYLLIFVVCMVGNGVVCFIVLRRKNMRTVTNLFILNLAISDLLVGIFCMPTTLVDNIITGWPFGRVVCKLSGMVQGISVSASVFTLVAIAVDRFRCIVYPFKQKLTIATSKLIIVIIWVLAVLIMFPSGVMLQVTKEHRVRIVLGHNNDSRPFFWCRENWPNQEMRKIYTTILFANIYLAPLSLIVIMYARIGFTLFKTAIPLMRASGTVSGEGSGNNKLGMESRHTISRKKKRVIMMLLIVALLFVLSWLPLWTLMMLSDYASLTEHQYRVINIYVYPLAHWLAFFNSSVNPIIYGFFNENFRRGFQAAFKFQLCSGDIECKRTYSHRIRVNAVVPAQPAALSGPGSRVGSVLVGKGMCSFHEEGFLAGRNDNKEQQDLIMEDLEKVSHI